In the genome of Nocardioides seonyuensis, one region contains:
- the mreC gene encoding rod shape-determining protein MreC, with protein sequence MRAFGGQEGRERRWRGLDRLESRNRSPRSLLVALVLASVTLVTLDVSTGDDSPLEPVRAVVGEAFGPIESATASAVRPFTAVPGWFRSKDDLSEEVAQLTAANADLRGQVESSGVDRNRLQQYDGLTRAAEDLGRALVPARVVAYGPRQSGSFTVTIDAGSQAGIGPDLTVLNNDGLVGRVLRVTRTTATVLLIADPDSTVGGRVGSSMEIGFVTGSGSFSDDSGLDLRLLDDTVVPAKDDVVVTWGSSGGPYEPGVPIGRVTDVFSSLREATQRAVVEPFVDFSALDVVGVVVPSGTSSDRAVVEADGSLR encoded by the coding sequence ATGCGTGCGTTCGGGGGGCAGGAGGGGCGCGAGCGTCGCTGGCGTGGGCTCGACCGCCTCGAGTCCCGCAACCGCTCGCCGCGCTCCCTGCTCGTCGCCCTGGTGCTGGCCAGCGTCACGCTGGTGACGCTCGACGTGTCCACCGGCGACGACTCGCCCCTGGAGCCGGTGCGCGCCGTCGTCGGTGAGGCGTTCGGCCCGATCGAGTCCGCGACGGCGTCCGCGGTCCGCCCCTTCACCGCCGTGCCCGGCTGGTTCCGCAGCAAGGACGACCTCTCCGAGGAGGTCGCCCAGCTCACTGCCGCCAATGCCGACCTCCGGGGTCAGGTGGAGAGCTCGGGCGTGGACCGCAACCGCCTCCAGCAGTACGACGGACTCACCCGCGCCGCCGAGGACCTCGGCCGGGCGCTCGTCCCGGCCCGTGTGGTCGCCTACGGGCCACGCCAGTCCGGCAGCTTCACCGTCACCATCGACGCCGGCTCCCAGGCGGGCATCGGCCCCGACCTCACGGTGCTCAACAACGACGGCCTCGTCGGCCGGGTCCTGCGGGTCACCCGGACGACAGCGACCGTGCTGCTGATCGCCGACCCCGACTCCACCGTGGGCGGTCGCGTCGGTTCCAGCATGGAGATCGGGTTCGTCACCGGCAGCGGGTCCTTCTCCGACGACTCCGGCCTGGACCTGCGACTCCTCGACGACACGGTCGTCCCGGCCAAGGACGACGTGGTCGTCACCTGGGGCAGCTCGGGCGGTCCCTACGAACCGGGTGTCCCGATCGGGCGCGTCACCGACGTCTTCAGCAGCCTGCGCGAGGCCACCCAACGGGCGGTGGTCGAGCCGTTCGTCGACTTCTCCGCCCTCGACGTGGTCGGCGTCGTCGTACCCTCCGGCACCTCCAGCGACCGTGCGGTCGTCGAGGCCGACGGGAGCCTGAGATGA
- a CDS encoding GNAT family N-acetyltransferase, whose translation MPPEPDLEFFYHPRPFLDAAADLLTAEPVLGSVIASVTARTARELEDGHDSWADVAAPFDRWWVVVRDGDGAAVSAAMRTAPFPPYPSFSLPMDDAAARALAAALHGRGELLGGANGASPGARVLAEETARLAGGRLDQAMRTRLWEARSVKVPLAPEGRLRWATEADAPLVLAWFTAFHVEADEQAGREPDAGSGEHNTLDSVLVRIREGAEWLWELPGGEVAHLCGASLPSYGVSRIGPVFTPKEHRGRGIASYVVGELTMRGLDAGIRMCLFTDRDNPTSNKIYEALGYRPFADMVENVVRTPQP comes from the coding sequence ATGCCGCCGGAGCCCGACCTCGAGTTCTTCTACCACCCGCGACCCTTCCTCGACGCCGCTGCCGATCTGCTCACTGCCGAGCCGGTGCTCGGGTCGGTGATCGCCAGCGTCACCGCCCGGACCGCGCGCGAGCTCGAGGACGGGCACGACTCCTGGGCGGACGTCGCGGCTCCCTTCGACCGCTGGTGGGTCGTGGTCCGCGACGGCGATGGCGCGGCGGTGAGCGCGGCGATGCGGACCGCGCCGTTCCCTCCGTATCCCTCCTTCTCGCTGCCCATGGACGACGCAGCCGCTCGCGCGCTCGCGGCCGCCCTCCACGGCCGCGGCGAGCTCCTGGGAGGCGCCAACGGCGCGTCGCCCGGCGCCCGGGTGCTCGCCGAGGAGACCGCGCGGCTGGCCGGGGGTCGACTGGACCAGGCCATGCGTACCCGGCTGTGGGAGGCCAGGTCGGTCAAGGTCCCCCTGGCGCCCGAGGGTCGGCTGAGGTGGGCGACCGAGGCCGACGCGCCGCTCGTGCTCGCCTGGTTCACTGCCTTCCACGTGGAGGCCGACGAGCAGGCCGGACGCGAGCCGGATGCCGGCTCCGGCGAGCACAACACCCTCGACAGCGTCCTGGTCCGCATCCGCGAGGGCGCGGAGTGGCTCTGGGAGCTGCCCGGGGGCGAGGTCGCCCACCTGTGCGGTGCCAGCCTGCCGTCGTACGGCGTCTCACGCATCGGCCCCGTCTTCACGCCCAAGGAGCACCGCGGTCGCGGTATCGCGTCGTACGTCGTCGGCGAGCTGACGATGCGGGGCCTGGATGCGGGGATCCGGATGTGCCTCTTCACCGACCGGGACAACCCGACGTCGAACAAGATCTACGAGGCGCTGGGCTACCGCCCGTTCGCCGACATGGTCGAGAATGTCGTACGCACGCCGCAGCCCTAG
- a CDS encoding DUF4233 domain-containing protein — MTEETTRPPERSPRRGMCAAVLFLEAITLGLTTPVMISVAGVDTGTALTVGLGLTLLCVLLAGMLRAEWAYLVGYAVQAVAIALGLVVPMMFFLGVVFAALWTGADLLGRKIERERAAAWAAWEAEQGSR; from the coding sequence ATGACCGAGGAGACCACGCGGCCCCCCGAGCGCTCACCGCGCCGTGGCATGTGTGCGGCAGTCCTGTTCCTGGAGGCGATCACGCTGGGGCTCACCACCCCGGTGATGATCTCCGTCGCGGGGGTCGACACGGGCACGGCGCTCACGGTCGGGCTCGGCCTGACGCTGCTGTGCGTTCTTCTCGCAGGGATGCTGCGCGCCGAGTGGGCCTACCTCGTCGGCTACGCAGTGCAGGCTGTGGCGATCGCCCTGGGCCTGGTGGTGCCGATGATGTTCTTCCTGGGGGTCGTGTTCGCCGCCCTCTGGACCGGTGCCGACCTGCTCGGCCGCAAGATCGAGCGAGAGCGCGCCGCTGCCTGGGCGGCGTGGGAGGCGGAGCAGGGCTCTCGCTAG
- the mrdA gene encoding penicillin-binding protein 2 produces the protein MTRGAQRSTLRLVVIQALVFALFTTLFVRLYYLQVIGGETYQAQAADQSVRDVVVQPQRGLIVDDQGRPLVSNRTSWVISLDRFVLDKLGEKQREELVRRVSVVVGKPADDIEARLVTCGHEGSVRDTCWNGSPYQPVPVAVDTGKDVALRILEQPEDYPGVVADQQTVRDYPRPFGVNLAHVLGYLSPITEDEYDAAKEVDDQSLNGASSVGRAGVEKQYDQWLRGLPGYRRVAVDSMGRVLGDDSVVESTPGDTVVTSIDAKVQAVVERQLAARIKAQRAEMDPVTGRRYEADSGAAVVLEARTGRVVAMASQPTYDPGVWVGGISDKQLDHLYSEKAGTPLLSRATQGQFAPGSTWKPFMTAGALTNGYSMDTSIPCPSSFQVGNRPFKNYESGTYGNIGFAKALEVSCNTFFYRIGYDYWQRFGTDVADVDARDPLVEEAKEFGFGSRTGIDLPGEAPGRIADRRWKRAYFESQKDYYCKIADKPQTRATSDFVYKFAREFCLEGYAYRAGDAVNFSIGQGDTIVTPLQLARAYAALGNGGILWAPTVAKAIVSPEGKVLRRIAPRKSGKVKVPAKYLDYIDEALKNVTRQGTMAWKMGGFPLDDVVIRSKTGSAEVYGKQTTGWVASYSDDYVVVMMISQGGTGSGSTGDGIRAIWEALYGVEGEKVVPARAAIPGTRPPRQLPTFLDDGSILPPVARRRR, from the coding sequence GTGACGCGTGGGGCCCAGCGCAGCACGCTGCGCCTGGTGGTGATCCAGGCGCTGGTCTTCGCGCTGTTCACGACGCTGTTCGTGAGGCTCTACTACCTCCAGGTCATCGGGGGTGAGACCTACCAGGCGCAGGCTGCCGACCAGTCCGTGCGAGACGTCGTCGTACAACCCCAGCGCGGCCTGATCGTCGACGACCAGGGCCGCCCTCTCGTCTCCAACCGCACCTCGTGGGTCATCTCGCTCGACCGCTTCGTGCTCGACAAGCTGGGGGAGAAGCAGCGCGAGGAGCTCGTCCGCCGGGTCTCGGTCGTCGTCGGGAAGCCGGCCGACGACATCGAGGCACGCCTGGTCACCTGCGGCCACGAGGGCAGCGTCCGCGACACGTGCTGGAACGGCTCGCCCTACCAGCCGGTCCCGGTCGCCGTCGACACCGGCAAGGACGTCGCGCTCCGGATCCTCGAGCAGCCGGAGGACTACCCCGGTGTCGTGGCCGACCAGCAGACCGTCCGCGACTATCCCCGCCCGTTCGGCGTCAACCTGGCCCACGTCCTCGGCTACCTCAGCCCCATCACCGAGGACGAGTACGACGCCGCCAAGGAGGTCGACGACCAGTCCCTCAACGGGGCGTCCTCGGTGGGTCGTGCCGGCGTCGAGAAGCAGTACGACCAGTGGCTGCGAGGCCTGCCGGGCTACCGACGTGTGGCGGTGGACTCGATGGGCCGGGTGCTCGGTGACGACTCGGTGGTCGAGAGCACGCCCGGGGACACCGTGGTGACCTCGATCGACGCCAAGGTCCAGGCCGTGGTCGAGCGCCAGCTCGCCGCCCGGATCAAGGCCCAGCGCGCCGAGATGGACCCCGTCACGGGGCGACGCTACGAGGCCGACTCCGGGGCCGCCGTGGTCCTCGAGGCCAGGACAGGGCGCGTCGTCGCGATGGCCAGCCAACCGACCTATGACCCCGGCGTGTGGGTCGGCGGCATCTCCGACAAGCAGCTCGACCACCTCTACTCCGAGAAGGCCGGGACACCGCTTCTCTCGCGTGCGACGCAGGGGCAGTTTGCGCCCGGGTCGACGTGGAAGCCCTTCATGACGGCGGGGGCGCTCACCAACGGCTACTCGATGGACACCTCGATCCCGTGCCCGTCCAGCTTCCAGGTCGGCAACCGACCCTTCAAGAACTACGAGTCCGGCACCTACGGCAACATCGGCTTCGCCAAGGCGCTCGAGGTCTCCTGCAACACCTTCTTCTACCGGATCGGCTACGACTACTGGCAACGCTTCGGCACCGACGTGGCCGACGTCGACGCTCGCGACCCCCTCGTCGAGGAGGCCAAGGAGTTCGGGTTCGGCTCCCGCACCGGGATCGACCTGCCGGGCGAGGCGCCGGGGCGGATCGCCGACCGCCGGTGGAAGCGCGCCTACTTCGAGTCCCAGAAGGACTACTACTGCAAGATCGCCGACAAGCCGCAGACGCGGGCGACCAGCGACTTCGTCTACAAGTTCGCCCGGGAGTTCTGCCTCGAGGGCTATGCCTACCGGGCCGGCGACGCGGTCAACTTCAGCATCGGCCAGGGCGACACCATCGTCACCCCGCTCCAGCTCGCCCGCGCGTACGCCGCGCTGGGCAACGGGGGCATCCTGTGGGCGCCGACGGTCGCCAAGGCCATCGTCAGCCCCGAGGGCAAGGTGCTGCGACGGATCGCGCCGCGCAAGTCGGGCAAGGTCAAGGTCCCGGCGAAGTACCTCGACTACATCGACGAAGCCCTCAAGAACGTCACCCGCCAGGGCACGATGGCCTGGAAGATGGGCGGCTTCCCTCTCGACGACGTGGTCATCCGCTCCAAGACCGGGTCGGCCGAGGTCTACGGCAAGCAGACCACCGGCTGGGTCGCCTCCTACTCCGACGACTACGTCGTGGTGATGATGATCAGCCAGGGCGGCACCGGCTCGGGCTCGACCGGCGACGGCATCCGCGCGATCTGGGAGGCGCTGTACGGCGTGGAGGGCGAGAAGGTCGTGCCCGCGCGTGCGGCGATCCCCGGCACGCGTCCCCCGCGGCAGCTGCCGACCTTCCTCGACGACGGGTCGATCCTGCCGCCGGTCGCGCGGAGGCGCCGATGA
- the ndk gene encoding nucleoside-diphosphate kinase, translated as MSQPSIERTLVLVKPDGVRRGLTGEVLRRIEAKGYRFVALELREATADLLADHYAEHAGKPFYDALVEFMLSGPVAAMVLEGERCIEGFRSLAGATDPTVAAPGTIRGDLGRDWGGSVQQNIVHGSDSPESAAREIKIWFAALDA; from the coding sequence ATGAGCCAGCCCTCCATCGAGCGCACCCTCGTCCTCGTCAAGCCCGACGGCGTCCGCCGTGGACTCACCGGCGAGGTCCTGCGCCGGATCGAGGCCAAGGGTTACCGCTTCGTCGCCCTCGAGCTGCGCGAGGCGACCGCTGACTTGCTGGCCGACCACTACGCCGAGCATGCCGGCAAGCCGTTCTACGACGCGCTGGTGGAGTTCATGCTCTCCGGTCCGGTCGCGGCGATGGTGCTCGAGGGGGAGCGCTGCATCGAGGGGTTCCGGTCGTTGGCCGGTGCCACCGACCCGACCGTCGCGGCGCCAGGCACCATCCGAGGCGACCTCGGTCGCGACTGGGGCGGGAGCGTCCAGCAGAACATCGTGCACGGGTCGGACTCGCCCGAGTCCGCGGCGCGCGAGATCAAGATCTGGTTCGCCGCGCTCGACGCGTGA
- a CDS encoding bifunctional folylpolyglutamate synthase/dihydrofolate synthase produces MTAPDEDGPQARPAETFAEVEDALLSRWPETRLEPSLERIQAFTELLGEPQRNFRVIHLTGTNGKTSTSRMIETLLRALDLRTGRFTSPHLERMSERIVIDGEPLDDEAFVRAFNEVAAYTHLVDAEQDHPLSFFETIVGMAYAAFADAPVDVAVVEVGMGGGWDATNVADADVAVVLPVSMDHAQYLGDDAATIAREKAGVIKPGSVAVLAQQSAEVAPVLLDRVVEVGATAAREGMEFGVLSRSPAVGGQVVSLKGLRATYDEVFLPLYGAHQAQNAAVALAAVESFTGGEPLDDALVRAAFAEVTSPGRLEIIRRSPTILLDAAHNPHGAEALGEALEDSFSFAPLIGVLGVMADKDHEGLLAALEPHLSHVVCTQNSTDRSLSAAALGATAVEVFGEDRVAIVPDLAEAIDRAATLAEAGELIEASIGAGAVLVTGSVVTVGEARAMLKGRR; encoded by the coding sequence ATGACTGCCCCTGATGAAGATGGCCCGCAAGCCCGCCCCGCCGAGACGTTCGCCGAGGTCGAGGACGCGCTCCTGTCCCGCTGGCCCGAGACGAGGCTGGAACCAAGCCTGGAACGCATCCAGGCGTTCACCGAGCTGCTCGGCGAGCCGCAGCGCAACTTCCGCGTCATCCACCTGACCGGCACCAACGGCAAGACCTCGACCAGCCGCATGATCGAGACGCTGCTGCGCGCGCTCGACCTGCGCACCGGCCGCTTCACCAGCCCGCACCTGGAGCGGATGAGCGAGCGCATCGTGATCGACGGTGAGCCTCTCGACGACGAGGCGTTCGTGCGCGCCTTCAACGAGGTGGCGGCCTACACACACCTGGTCGACGCCGAGCAGGACCATCCGCTCAGCTTCTTCGAGACGATCGTCGGCATGGCCTATGCCGCGTTCGCCGACGCTCCCGTCGACGTGGCGGTCGTGGAGGTCGGGATGGGTGGTGGCTGGGACGCCACCAACGTCGCCGACGCCGACGTGGCCGTCGTGCTGCCTGTCTCGATGGACCATGCCCAGTACCTCGGCGACGACGCCGCCACCATCGCCCGTGAGAAGGCCGGCGTCATCAAGCCCGGCTCGGTCGCGGTGCTCGCGCAGCAGAGCGCCGAGGTGGCGCCGGTGCTGCTCGACCGGGTGGTCGAGGTGGGGGCGACCGCTGCTCGCGAGGGCATGGAGTTCGGAGTTCTCTCGCGCAGTCCGGCGGTGGGCGGTCAGGTGGTGTCGCTGAAGGGCCTGCGCGCCACCTATGACGAGGTGTTCCTGCCGCTGTACGGCGCCCACCAGGCGCAGAACGCCGCCGTCGCCCTCGCGGCGGTCGAGTCGTTCACCGGTGGGGAGCCGTTGGACGACGCGCTCGTGCGTGCCGCCTTCGCCGAGGTCACCTCGCCGGGAAGGCTGGAGATCATCCGGCGCAGCCCGACGATCCTGCTGGACGCGGCACACAACCCCCACGGCGCCGAGGCACTCGGCGAGGCGCTCGAGGACTCCTTCTCGTTCGCGCCGCTCATCGGGGTCCTCGGTGTCATGGCCGACAAGGACCACGAAGGGCTGCTGGCGGCGCTCGAGCCGCACCTGTCCCACGTCGTCTGCACGCAGAACTCCACGGACCGCTCGCTGTCGGCGGCAGCGCTGGGCGCGACGGCCGTCGAGGTCTTCGGCGAGGACCGGGTCGCGATCGTGCCCGACCTGGCCGAGGCGATCGACCGGGCGGCCACCCTGGCCGAGGCGGGCGAGCTCATCGAGGCGTCCATCGGTGCCGGTGCCGTGCTGGTCACCGGGTCGGTGGTCACGGTCGGAGAGGCACGCGCCATGCTCAAGGGCAGGCGATGA
- a CDS encoding DUF937 domain-containing protein, which produces MADIDELAATLPIDQIAQQLGEDPEAVRRAVGVTLPALLGGLEANAQDPGGEASLSEAVAQHDDDVATPPVDLADVDVADGQKIAHHIFGAQEDQVVQQLGSTGVSSSLVRKLIPILAPIVLSYLAKQMGAKGGSGGGALGSILGSILGGAAQGTGGPSTSGGSGVGGVLGDLLGGLLGGGRKA; this is translated from the coding sequence ATGGCCGACATCGACGAGCTCGCCGCAACCCTTCCCATCGACCAGATCGCCCAGCAGCTCGGCGAGGACCCTGAGGCCGTGCGCCGGGCCGTCGGCGTCACCCTGCCGGCGCTCCTGGGTGGCCTCGAGGCCAACGCGCAGGATCCCGGCGGCGAGGCCTCGCTCTCCGAGGCGGTGGCCCAGCACGACGACGACGTGGCCACCCCGCCCGTCGACCTGGCCGATGTCGACGTCGCCGACGGTCAGAAGATCGCCCACCACATCTTCGGCGCCCAGGAGGACCAGGTCGTCCAGCAGCTGGGCTCGACAGGGGTGTCGAGCAGCCTCGTGCGGAAGCTCATCCCGATCCTCGCCCCCATCGTGCTCTCCTACCTCGCCAAGCAGATGGGCGCGAAGGGCGGCAGCGGAGGTGGCGCGCTCGGATCGATCCTCGGCTCGATCCTCGGCGGTGCAGCACAGGGCACCGGCGGCCCCTCGACCTCGGGGGGATCAGGCGTGGGTGGAGTCCTCGGTGACCTGCTCGGTGGCCTGCTCGGCGGTGGCCGCAAGGCCTGA
- the mreD gene encoding rod shape-determining protein MreD, whose amino-acid sequence MSAVRWVVALAAVVVALVLQVSVFPHLAWHGIVPNLCLLVVVAAALSVDAPFALLLAFTAGVALDLAPPADHVAGRWALALTLAAFLAARVRQDVKPSSLAVVGTVAAASFVATSVFALSGVLIGDASFSVGGLLEVVLVAVVWDVLLTPFALPPLMRLFERSSPQWVAT is encoded by the coding sequence ATGAGTGCGGTCAGGTGGGTGGTCGCGCTTGCGGCCGTCGTCGTCGCGCTGGTCCTGCAGGTCTCGGTCTTCCCGCACCTGGCCTGGCACGGCATCGTCCCCAACCTGTGCCTGCTCGTCGTGGTCGCGGCGGCCCTGAGCGTCGATGCTCCATTCGCGCTGCTGCTCGCGTTCACCGCGGGGGTGGCGCTCGACCTGGCGCCACCGGCTGACCACGTGGCGGGGCGGTGGGCGCTCGCCCTGACCCTGGCGGCGTTCCTCGCTGCCCGCGTCCGCCAGGACGTGAAGCCTTCCTCGCTGGCCGTGGTCGGCACCGTCGCGGCCGCCTCGTTCGTGGCCACGTCGGTCTTCGCGCTCAGCGGCGTGCTGATCGGTGACGCGTCGTTCTCCGTCGGCGGGCTGCTGGAGGTCGTGCTGGTCGCGGTGGTGTGGGACGTCCTCCTCACGCCGTTCGCGCTCCCGCCGCTGATGCGGCTCTTCGAGCGGTCCAGCCCGCAGTGGGTGGCGACGTGA
- a CDS encoding rod shape-determining protein, with amino-acid sequence MATSVIGRDMAVDLGTANTLVYVRGKGVVLDEPSVVAMNSTTGEVLAVGHEAKRMIGRTPDNITAIRPLKDGVIADFEATEQMLRFFIHQVHRRRYLAKPRMVICVPSGITAVEQRAVKEAGYQAGARRVYIVEEPMAAAIGAGLPVHEATGNMVVDVGGGTTEVAVISLGGIVTSMSVRTAGDDLDQAIIAWMKKEYSLMLGERTAEEMKMTLGSAFPLPTEPDAEIRGRDMVSGLPRTVVVSSAELRQALEEPLHNIVDAVRSTLDQTPPELAGDIMDRGIVLTGGGALLRGLDERLRHETGMPVHVAEDPLSSVALGAGRCVEEFEALQQVLVSDPRRF; translated from the coding sequence ATGGCAACCAGCGTGATCGGCCGTGACATGGCCGTCGACCTCGGCACCGCCAACACCCTCGTCTACGTGCGCGGCAAGGGCGTCGTGCTCGACGAGCCGTCGGTGGTCGCGATGAACTCCACGACCGGCGAGGTGCTCGCGGTGGGGCACGAGGCCAAGCGGATGATCGGCCGCACTCCCGACAACATCACCGCCATCCGCCCGCTCAAGGACGGCGTGATCGCCGACTTCGAGGCGACCGAGCAGATGCTGCGATTCTTCATCCACCAGGTCCACCGACGCCGCTACCTCGCCAAGCCGAGGATGGTCATCTGCGTGCCCTCGGGCATCACCGCCGTGGAGCAGCGCGCGGTCAAGGAGGCCGGTTACCAAGCAGGAGCCCGTCGCGTCTACATCGTCGAGGAGCCCATGGCGGCCGCGATCGGCGCCGGACTGCCGGTGCACGAAGCGACCGGCAACATGGTGGTCGACGTCGGCGGAGGCACCACCGAGGTCGCGGTGATCAGTCTCGGCGGCATCGTCACGAGCATGTCCGTGCGCACGGCGGGTGACGACCTCGACCAGGCGATCATCGCCTGGATGAAGAAGGAGTACTCCCTGATGCTTGGGGAGCGGACCGCCGAGGAGATGAAGATGACCCTCGGCTCGGCCTTCCCCCTGCCGACCGAGCCCGACGCCGAGATCCGCGGTCGCGACATGGTCTCCGGGCTGCCTCGCACCGTGGTGGTCTCGAGCGCCGAGCTCCGCCAGGCGCTCGAGGAGCCGCTGCACAACATCGTCGACGCGGTGCGCAGCACCCTCGACCAGACTCCGCCCGAGCTCGCCGGCGACATCATGGACCGCGGCATCGTCCTCACCGGGGGTGGCGCGCTGCTCCGCGGCCTCGACGAGCGGCTGCGTCACGAGACCGGCATGCCCGTCCACGTCGCCGAGGATCCCCTCTCGTCGGTGGCCCTCGGCGCAGGCAGGTGCGTCGAGGAGTTCGAAGCACTCCAGCAGGTCCTCGTCTCCGACCCCCGGCGGTTCTGA